The Neoarius graeffei isolate fNeoGra1 chromosome 1, fNeoGra1.pri, whole genome shotgun sequence region aaaacaccctttttctcagcaaccacaaatcatagccacttagtaccaaacttcagcttggggttctataccgtgtataccgttttcaggtctgtcccacatcgacttcctgtttaccaaatgaatgtatttacgaaacatatagggtggatttacaaaatttttgaaacacttttctcagcaactacaaatcacaactgcttgatatttggtactgaacttcagcttggggttctatactgtgtataccattttcaggtctgtcacacatcgactatctgtttaccgactgaatgtatttatgaaatataTAGGGTGAATttagacgctatttcaagaagcaaaatgctatttcaaaatgacagtttaccaggatgctatttgaaatacctggggagaacactgctcttaccTTACTTGTTtctgggttaattatttgttgaagtcaacattcataataagtgtcctattccttcaattgcttgtattctgatataagcgagagcgaggggatacgtaagtgagcagtagctgacAGTTGATATTGTTTTGTAATTCATTTATTCAAATTGTCATAAATATGTATCACGATTTATCATTgcaatatatcattacatgctgAGTAAATATTATCATAAATAATGTTACACATGCAAACATTCGTATAAAAGCACACCCATTTGATCTATATAAGCCTTTAAAAGCAGGTGACTTGGGAATATTGTGTGCTGGATATTGGATATACATGTGTGGAGTGTAACGAGAGAAGAGCAGGGCTCACCGACTCCACAGTCACACTGGGGGCGATCCTCTCATCGATCTCCTTCAGTTTGTCAGCAAACAGCTGTCTGTCCTCTGTGGCAATGATGGACTCTACAGGTGTGCCCAAAACCTTCACACTGTACTGCTGCAGCACGCCAATCTGAAACAGCACCACTCCTACCACAGGGTATCGTAGGTCGTAAGTTTAAGTATCCAGAACTAGAGCTGCGGCTACAAtcagacaccttaatgatcttttggccattgcaaaagtagaagagaCTTTCGTAAATTTTTAActtataaattgtgcatgaatagtcactcaaacttccactggaaaaaaaataagtTGATTCACAATTACTTAGCGTGTCAGATgatgtgacaccattccacaattattgacatcgagatgagaatgatttttttaaatggtatgtggaattaagttaacaaaacagtttttatttatttttttcatatagACTTGTATTaagtccaaaatatgttttatataaatatatcgaagtCAGTGCTtaggtaaatgaggaagtaatcctaatgtttgtaaacaaatgaactgataatgtttaacctgtgtcagaaaatctttttgttccactttctacccactatcTAAGTATTTTTGTACATCACATTTTGTTAAATCACTcactgttgtttgtattaatttctaggtttgtagtttaccaataaatgtcaacaggcaattgatattataaccacatgaaaatccaggtaaaaggtcgcatgtcagttctcgaaccaaaactttatatttctatatctaaaaatataaaatgtctgatattgtaatatatggtagatatttacaacaaactgcaaaaaaaattcaaaatggaatagaaatatttcaagcatgtaatttataatacatatataaatatatatatgctaggaatttgattttggtctaattctatttatttcaatcagattccaaatactctctaagcattccattctgttatgaatcaggaaaaaattATGATAAATCACAAcacttatatttttttaaagtacttcatctgcttcaacaatgctacacaaagatcaatccataacagttgtaaatgtcacttaattccacaaggtgtcgataatggtggacaccggtgaaagtgatcacgatgatcaacacctcacatgacttctcaaacgcgtgaTAAGATACAAAAtgccgactgtcaaatgaaagagtaagaaacaaagtaggtttcgacaaggatatcatgaaatatcggtgaatttgataagtaaaaacatgtccatgatctttccaccatactTACATGCGATGAGAGCATTCGGGTTTTCCTCAACTTGCTGaacgtgctaaaaaaaaaaatccatctcaggtaacgagctgtgtcatcagacgacagggtcaaagggtgaggggtgtcttccggttgatttattaatcaataaaaactgttgtaactgaaactcacctttgtaaaattgttttcaattggtaaatctgaaaaggtgtcagtaattatgtactgttgataattgtagctgtcACTCTATATCTACACATGTAGAGATATAATTCAGAAGAGGTCGCACCACAGTTTAGTTCCGTTTGTCTGCCCATGGAGAGCAGGATGCCATCCGGACTCTCGGCTTTGACCACCTCCGTCACAAATTGGGGTGTTATGGCCAAGAAGTAGACTGTGTATGCCTGCTTGGTTCCCACATCGTTAGTCTGCACCAAGGCGCTGGTCGGGTTCATCAGCACCATCTTCAGGTTCTCCTCCTGCACACAGTGCAACATGGTGGATATTTACTCTGTTCCAGTGCAACAGGTCTAATTAGCAAAAGCTGCATTTCCTCCACAAACTCCATCATGGCAATAAAAGATCATACTAGCATCAAATCTAAAATTCTAATTCTCGCTAGTGTGCAAAGTCAGCTTAGACAGCGTTTACTGATATGCtgctctgatgagctccgaaggtgagctatcacagattcctttcagtttgcttggctttatgtCTGGAACTGCCGACTGACCTCtgtatctccaactcacatttttcaacagggttgtcatattcccaccatccactatgaaattctaactctcgctcatGTGCAAAGTCAGCTTAGACAGctattacaaactgaaaatacaatgcttacctgcttgtattcttaaacctGCTGGTGAAGAGCAAGCTGCTGtgctgaaaaggcacttttcaccaccttccacccaactgctctcattgaacaatgaagcaacaaatgcttcctgaggcatgccccaaaagtgtgcgaagcatgccagggactccatgtgaggagattgggctgttttagtggcaaaacacttgaagcttaccacctggtattcatgcaaatggagtcagaatacactcccccagaacaaaagtccgcTTCTGAGCAGTCgcccacttgaaaataaacaaacaaccaatggaaactcaggcatggttccagagagcaataagcaggccaggaagggcaggttGGGGGGGGGCTTGCGGTTGTTAGTTGGACAAACCCTgaaacacagcaggggaattgtctCAAGCGATAGAgtgcttgcttagcatgtaagaggtagcGGGATGGATGCCCATGTTCTCCAAAACACCAACTGCCACCTTACTTGCAtattacagagaaaaactttcttgtcatcttgcaaaccatctgaatcatctgcactttcagccaagtcaagatcaaatttctttcgccacattcaaatcAGCACATCTGtaaaaacagccactatttggattaaacccacaaccttggcactgtttgtaacaatgaccaaatcaactaactgcacactacttttctgctgagatgctcctctgatgagctccgaagatgagctatcacagattcctttcagtttgcttggctttatttcttgaattgctgactgacctcagtatcttcaaatcacatttttcaacaggcttgtcatattcCCACTATCCACTTtaaaattctaactctcgcttgagtgcaaagtcagctgagacaacTTTTACAAacggaaaatatgatgcttacctgcttgtattcttaaacctgctggtgaaaagcaagctgctgtgctgaaaaggcacttttcaccaccttccacccaactgctctcattgaacaatgaagcaacaaatgcttcctgaggcatgccccaaaagtgtgagaagcatgccagggactccatgtgaggagattggcttgttttagtggcaaaacacttgaagcttaccacctggtattcatgcaaatggaagtcagaatacactcccccagaacaaaagtccgcTTCTGAGCAGTAGCCCACCTgacaataaacaaacaaccaatggaaactcaggcatggttccagagagcaacgagcaggccaggaagggcagtgtTGGGGGGCTTGTGGTTGTTAGTTGGACAAACCCTgaaacacagcaggggaattagctcaagtggtagagcgcttgctttgcATGTAAGCGGTAGTGAGACCACTGCTTGTATTCTCCAAAACACCAACTGCTGCCTTGTTTGCATTTTAtagagaaaaactttcttgtcattttgcaaaccatctgaatcatctgcacgttcagccaagtcaagatcaaatttcttttgccacattcaaagcagcacatctgtgaaaacaggcactgtttggattaaacccaaatatttatCAAAGCTCCCCGGGCTCCACAGAGCCCAAATATCTATCATCCAGCTCCCCAGGCTCCCCCCTGCTGATTAAAGctatcagcggggggggggggggggggcgggggggagcCCAGAGAGCTGGATGTGAGCTCCATGGAGCAACAGGTATCTGCTTTCCTGCAGTCCAAGGGAATTCACCTGGACTGCGATAACATTGAGGCTTGCCACCCGCTACCAAGGAGGAACACCAGTGACAAGCAGACCATCATCATGAGGTTTGTCAACAGGAAACATAAGACCGCACTATTAAAGCATGCGTACAAGCTAAAGGGATCTAGTGTCTACATAAACGAGCATCTGACCAAACAAAATGCAGATATAGCCAGGAATGCACATGCCTAAAAGAAACAGAGGAAAATTCAGAATACTTGGATGACAAACTGCAGGGTGTTTATTAAGCTAAACAGTACACCTGAGGAGGCCAAAGTATTGGTTGTTAAAAATATCGAGGACCTGGAAAAGTATCAGTGACCATCATGAGCGGGACCATAAGCCACACATCTCAGAGGATTACGGAACAGGATTTACTGGAACTACAATCATTTGTGTACACTGATCACAAATCACAGGATTTGGAATat contains the following coding sequences:
- the LOC132884347 gene encoding carbamoyl-phosphate synthase [ammonia], mitochondrial-like, translated to MLHCVQEENLKMVLMNPTSALVQTNDVGTKQAYTVYFLAITPQFVTEVVKAESPDGILLSMGRQTELNCGVVLFQIGVLQQYSVKVLGTPVESIIATEDRQLFADKLKEIDERIAPSVTVESI